One genomic region from Amycolatopsis sp. FBCC-B4732 encodes:
- a CDS encoding cytochrome P450 — protein sequence MTTTEQTPRLPFSRGNALEIAPDYEALRRQAPVSRVLTPAGDPAWLITSYEEAKEVFRDKRFGRSHPAPEQASRISYAAVQDGPSGDFESEEREHKRMRRMLAPAFSAPRMRALGDRIAELTDRCLDDLQAARDADPGAPVDLTDFLAFPLPVLVICELLGVPYEDREKFRGLSERIAMMDGGEDAQAAMTEFKAYMTELAEAKRADPQPDVISDMVAVQADDPTFTDDDLARMGAGLLFAGHETTSTRIAMGTLFLLTDTARRDRFAADPEGQVAQTVEEILRLTATSGTGLLRYAHEDVEVAGIRITRGDAVLISSDAANRDEAVFADPDEFDPDRTPNVHLAFGTGAHVCIGANLARTELRTVFPKLFRRFPGLRLAVGIDEIGVRTNRVAGGVDRVPVEW from the coding sequence ATGACCACCACCGAACAGACGCCTCGGCTCCCCTTTTCCCGCGGCAACGCGCTCGAGATCGCGCCGGACTACGAAGCGTTGCGACGGCAGGCGCCGGTGAGCCGCGTGCTCACCCCAGCAGGTGATCCGGCGTGGCTCATCACCTCGTACGAAGAGGCCAAGGAAGTCTTCCGCGACAAGCGCTTCGGGCGGTCGCACCCGGCGCCGGAGCAGGCGTCGCGGATCTCCTACGCCGCCGTGCAGGACGGCCCTAGCGGGGACTTCGAAAGCGAGGAGCGCGAGCACAAGCGGATGCGCCGGATGCTCGCGCCCGCCTTTTCCGCGCCGCGCATGCGGGCCCTCGGTGACCGGATCGCCGAGCTGACCGACCGCTGCCTCGACGACCTGCAGGCCGCGCGCGACGCCGACCCCGGCGCGCCGGTCGACCTCACCGACTTCCTCGCGTTCCCCTTGCCCGTGCTGGTGATCTGCGAGCTGCTCGGCGTGCCCTACGAGGACCGCGAGAAGTTCCGCGGCCTGTCCGAGCGGATCGCCATGATGGACGGCGGCGAAGACGCCCAGGCCGCGATGACCGAGTTCAAGGCCTACATGACGGAACTGGCCGAGGCCAAGCGCGCGGACCCGCAGCCCGACGTCATCTCCGACATGGTCGCCGTGCAGGCCGACGACCCGACGTTCACCGACGACGACCTCGCGCGGATGGGAGCCGGGCTGCTGTTCGCCGGCCACGAGACGACGTCGACGCGGATCGCGATGGGCACGCTGTTCCTGCTCACCGACACCGCCCGCCGCGACCGGTTCGCCGCCGACCCCGAGGGCCAGGTGGCGCAGACCGTCGAGGAGATCCTGCGGCTCACCGCCACCAGCGGCACCGGCCTGCTGCGCTACGCGCACGAAGACGTCGAGGTCGCGGGCATCCGGATCACCCGCGGCGACGCCGTCCTCATCTCCAGCGACGCGGCCAACCGCGACGAGGCCGTGTTCGCCGACCCCGACGAGTTCGACCCGGACCGGACGCCGAACGTGCACCTCGCCTTCGGCACCGGCGCCCACGTCTGCATCGGCGCCAACCTGGCCCGCACCGAGCTGCGCACGGTCTTCCCAAAGCTGTTCCGGCGCTTCCCGGGCCTGCGGCTCGCGGTCGGGATCGACGAAATCGGGGTCCGCACCAACCGCGTGGCCGGCGGCGTCGACCGCGTCCCCGTGGAGTGGTGA
- a CDS encoding PadR family transcriptional regulator, producing MWIEILLLSKLAREPMHGYELRKAVESSTGHTLSNNSLYPTLRRFVDAGAVSRSAEEQEAKPPRHVYTVTDVGRELLHDMLADFPPELALSQEEFLARVGNFGWLRPEERARVLEVRERALTAEHRRLTELAAGQADPWSRAALRHVLGRFDAELRWLSDLNRDPRSDA from the coding sequence GTGTGGATCGAGATCCTCCTGCTGTCGAAGCTGGCCCGCGAACCGATGCACGGCTACGAACTGCGCAAAGCCGTGGAGTCCTCGACCGGGCACACCTTGTCGAACAACTCGCTGTACCCCACGCTTCGGCGGTTCGTCGACGCGGGCGCCGTGAGCCGCAGTGCCGAGGAGCAGGAGGCCAAGCCGCCGCGGCACGTCTACACCGTCACCGATGTCGGGCGGGAGCTGCTGCACGACATGCTGGCGGACTTCCCGCCCGAGCTGGCGCTCAGCCAGGAGGAATTCCTGGCGCGCGTCGGCAACTTCGGGTGGCTGCGCCCGGAAGAACGGGCGCGGGTGCTCGAAGTCCGGGAACGGGCGCTGACCGCCGAGCACCGCCGGCTGACCGAGCTCGCCGCCGGGCAGGCCGATCCGTGGAGCCGGGCCGCGCTGCGGCACGTGCTCGGGCGGTTCGACGCCGAACTCCGCTGGCTTTCCGACCTGAACCGCGACCCCAGGAGCGACGCATGA
- a CDS encoding cytochrome P450 translates to MTVTHTEPLSYPFNEEAGLDLNEAYAAARAGEGMVRVKMTYGEPAWLATRYADARLVLGDRRFSRAMEKEKDAPRRMPVQRDGGILQMDPPDHTRLRTLVAKAFTMRRVELLRPRVASLASELIADMKAAGAPADLVDAYALPIPVAVICELLGVPVADRPKFRVWSDAALSTSGLTPEEFERNREELRDYMRGLIAEHRAAPQDDLMTALIEARDVRDRLTELELVDLCVGILVAGHETTASQIPNFVYALQDQHEHWERLVAEPDLIPAAVEELLRFVPLGAGAGFARYATEDVEVGGVLVRAGEPVLVAVGAANRDGLQFDDAEELRFDRGDNHHLGFGHGVHHCLGAPLARLELQEALRALVTEMPGLHLAGDIVWKTQMLVRGPRSMPIGW, encoded by the coding sequence ATGACAGTCACCCACACCGAGCCGCTCTCGTACCCCTTCAACGAGGAGGCGGGCCTCGACCTCAACGAGGCCTACGCGGCCGCTCGGGCAGGCGAAGGCATGGTCCGGGTGAAGATGACCTACGGGGAGCCGGCGTGGCTGGCCACCCGGTACGCCGACGCCCGGCTCGTGCTGGGCGACCGGCGGTTTTCGCGCGCGATGGAGAAGGAGAAGGACGCGCCGCGGCGCATGCCGGTGCAGCGGGACGGCGGGATCCTGCAGATGGACCCGCCGGACCACACGCGGCTGCGGACGCTGGTCGCGAAGGCGTTCACCATGCGCCGCGTCGAACTCCTGCGGCCGCGCGTCGCTTCGCTGGCTTCGGAGCTGATCGCGGACATGAAGGCGGCCGGCGCGCCCGCCGACCTCGTCGATGCCTACGCGCTGCCCATCCCGGTCGCGGTGATCTGCGAGCTGCTCGGCGTCCCGGTCGCCGACCGGCCGAAGTTCCGCGTGTGGAGCGACGCCGCGCTGTCCACCAGCGGGCTCACGCCCGAGGAGTTCGAGCGCAACCGCGAGGAGCTGCGCGACTACATGCGCGGCCTGATCGCCGAGCACCGCGCGGCGCCGCAGGACGACCTGATGACCGCGCTCATCGAGGCCCGCGACGTCCGCGACCGGCTGACCGAGCTGGAGCTCGTCGACCTCTGCGTCGGCATCCTCGTCGCCGGGCACGAGACGACCGCGAGCCAGATCCCCAACTTCGTCTACGCGCTGCAGGACCAGCACGAGCACTGGGAGCGGCTGGTCGCCGAGCCGGACCTGATCCCGGCCGCCGTCGAGGAGCTGCTGCGGTTCGTCCCGCTCGGCGCGGGCGCCGGCTTCGCCCGTTACGCCACCGAAGACGTCGAGGTCGGCGGGGTGCTCGTGCGCGCGGGGGAGCCGGTGCTGGTCGCGGTCGGCGCGGCCAACCGCGACGGCCTGCAGTTCGACGACGCCGAGGAACTGCGCTTCGACCGCGGGGACAACCACCACCTCGGCTTCGGCCACGGCGTCCACCACTGCCTCGGCGCGCCCCTCGCGCGGCTCGAACTGCAGGAGGCGCTGCGCGCGTTGGTCACCGAGATGCCGGGCCTGCACCTGGCCGGCGATATCGTGTGGAAGACGCAGATGCTCGTCCGCGGACCGCGGTCGATGCCGATCGGATGGTGA
- a CDS encoding ferredoxin, producing MVTMSWDVQIDEQTCIGSGMCAALMPEVFALDGAVAHTLTSSVDGDETVLDAADSCPAMAITVTDGGREIGPRP from the coding sequence ATGGTGACGATGAGCTGGGACGTGCAGATCGACGAACAGACCTGCATCGGGTCGGGCATGTGCGCCGCCCTGATGCCGGAGGTGTTCGCACTCGACGGCGCTGTCGCGCACACGCTGACGTCGTCGGTCGACGGCGACGAAACGGTGCTCGACGCGGCGGACTCATGCCCGGCGATGGCCATCACGGTGACCGACGGCGGCCGCGAGATCGGCCCGCGGCCCTAG
- the mtnA gene encoding S-methyl-5-thioribose-1-phosphate isomerase, whose translation MRRTIDWADGAVVIIDQTALPGDYRLLELRTVGELVDAVKRLAVRGAPALGAAGALGVALAARLGGDVEADAELIAHARPTAVNLAWGVRRALAKLDQGADAVLAEALALLTEDEELNKTASAHAAEIVLAECPRRPLRLLSHCNAGRLATVGWGSALGVVWHLHERGLVEEVLVDETRPLLQGARLTAWELAQAGVPHRVQPDSAAAAAMARGMVDCVLVGADRIATNGDVANKIGTYGLAIAARHHGVPFVVVAPSSTVDEQLADGAGIAIEERDARELTEYAGTPVTPPGTEVFNPAFDVTPFDLITAVVTERGRLAP comes from the coding sequence GTGCGCAGGACGATCGACTGGGCCGACGGCGCCGTCGTCATCATCGACCAGACGGCGCTGCCCGGGGACTACCGGCTGCTCGAGCTGCGGACGGTCGGTGAGCTCGTCGACGCCGTCAAGCGGCTCGCCGTCCGCGGGGCGCCCGCGCTCGGGGCCGCCGGGGCGCTCGGGGTCGCGCTGGCCGCCCGGCTGGGTGGTGACGTCGAGGCGGACGCCGAGCTGATCGCGCACGCGCGCCCGACCGCGGTCAACCTCGCCTGGGGCGTCCGGCGGGCGCTCGCCAAGCTCGACCAGGGCGCGGACGCCGTCCTCGCCGAGGCGCTGGCCCTGCTGACCGAGGACGAAGAGCTCAACAAGACGGCTTCCGCGCACGCCGCCGAGATCGTGCTCGCGGAGTGCCCGCGCCGGCCGTTGCGGTTGCTGAGCCACTGCAACGCGGGGCGCCTCGCGACCGTCGGCTGGGGCAGCGCGCTCGGCGTCGTCTGGCACCTGCACGAACGCGGGCTCGTCGAAGAGGTCCTCGTCGACGAGACGCGTCCGCTGCTCCAAGGCGCCCGGCTGACGGCGTGGGAGCTGGCGCAGGCCGGCGTCCCCCACCGCGTCCAGCCCGACTCGGCGGCCGCGGCCGCCATGGCGCGCGGGATGGTCGACTGCGTACTGGTCGGCGCCGACCGGATCGCGACGAACGGCGACGTCGCCAACAAGATCGGCACCTACGGCCTGGCGATCGCCGCCCGGCACCACGGCGTCCCGTTCGTCGTGGTCGCGCCTTCGTCCACTGTGGACGAGCAGCTGGCGGACGGCGCGGGCATCGCGATCGAAGAACGCGATGCCCGCGAACTCACCGAGTACGCCGGAACCCCGGTCACGCCACCGGGCACCGAGGTGTTCAACCCCGCCTTCGACGTCACCCCGTTCGACCTGATCACGGCCGTGGTGACCGAGCGGGGGCGCCTGGCGCCCTAG